The window CAAATATACCATTATCATCACCAACTAATTCATAATAATCTTCAATTGTTCTCTCATCATGTGGATCACATTCAAATCTAGCAATTCTATTTAATCCAACTGCACCTACGAAATCTTCTTTAATAAGTTTTGTACCACAACCAGCAACACAACATCCACATTCAATACATCTATCTAATTCAAATACAGCATCAGCTACTTCTGGCTCAATAGGCATTTCAATATTTGCAATATCTACTTCATGAGAAGAGTGAACCCAAGATTCAACTCTTTTACTCATTTCATCCATCCAAACACCAGTATTTACAGATAAATCTTTGATAAGATTAAATGTAGGAAGAGGAAGTAAAATAATCTCTTTTGGTAGATCTCTTGTTAAAGTTCTACAAGCAAGTTTAGGTCTTCCATTTATCATCATTGCACAAGATCCACAAATCCCAGCTCGACATACAAAGTCAAAGCTCAATCCCGCATCTTGACTCTCTCTAATTTGAGTAAGAGCAATATAAATTGTCATACTAGGAGCTTCTTGAATTTTAAACTCTTCAAAGTAAGCTCTAACATTTTTTTCATCTTGTGGATCATATCTAAGTATTTTAAAAGTTAATTCTCTAGACATTACAAATCTCCTAATCTAATATTTTTTCTTTTATATTCATCTTGAAGTGGAAATGGCATAAGCTTATCTTGAATCTCATATCTATCTTTACCATCTAATTCCATTTTCTCAACCATCTCATCAACTTGCGCTTGTCTTTGAGCACTAATAGGATTTTCAATTAAATTACCTTTTGCTCCATACCCTCTAAATCCAGGAGGTATTTCCATTTTCATAATGTCTAAGTCTTCATATTCAACTGTTGGCATAGTATCCCCTTCCTTCCATGAAGTAAGAGTTCTTTTTAACCAGTTCGCATCATCTCTTTTTGGATAATCCTCTCTTGTATGAGCACCTCTAGATTCAGTTCTATCTAATGCCCCTTTTGCAACACAAAGAGCTACTTTTAACATCATTGGAACTCTATATGCTTCTTCAAGTTCTGGATTTGCAGTAAGTTGCTTATTTCTTACAGCTACATTTTTAGATTTGATATATAACTCTTCAAGCTCTTTTACAGCTTTTGCTAAACCATCCCCATCTCTAAAAATTCCAACATAATCTTGCATAATTTTTTTCATTCTATTTTTGATTTTAAATACATCATCCCCACTATTTTTAGAAACTAAGTTTTTCATATAAGCTTCTTTTTCATGGACAAATTTCTCAATAACATCTGTTTGAATATCTATTTGAGTCTCTATACAATAATCTGCAAAGTAATTCCCAACAATCATACCAGCAACAACTGTTTCAGAAACAGAATTTCCTCCAAGTCTATTGAATCCATGCATATCCCAACAAGCAGCTTCTCCACAAGAAAATAATCCTTGTAAAGTTTGTGATTCTCCTGTTGGTTTTGTTCTAATACCACCCATAGAGTAATGTTGCATTGGATGAACAGGAGCCCAACCTTTTTGACCTTCATCAGCTGGATCTATTCCTGCAAATGATTCACAAATCTCTTGAACATCTCTTAGATTTTTTTCAATATGTTCTCTACCTAAAATAGAAATATCTAACCAAAGGTGGGTTCCATAAACTGAATCAATACCTTTTCCTTTTCTCATATGTTCCATCATTCTTCTTGATACAACATCTCTTGAAGCTAGATCTTTTTTCTCAGGTTCATAATCAGGCATAAATCTATGTCCATCAACATCCCTTAGAACACCACCATCACCACGACAACCTTCAGTTAATAAAATACCAGATGGGAAAAGTGGAGTAGGGTGAAACTGTACA of the Arcobacter sp. F2176 genome contains:
- a CDS encoding fumarate reductase iron-sulfur subunit; its protein translation is MSRELTFKILRYDPQDEKNVRAYFEEFKIQEAPSMTIYIALTQIRESQDAGLSFDFVCRAGICGSCAMMINGRPKLACRTLTRDLPKEIILLPLPTFNLIKDLSVNTGVWMDEMSKRVESWVHSSHEVDIANIEMPIEPEVADAVFELDRCIECGCCVAGCGTKLIKEDFVGAVGLNRIARFECDPHDERTIEDYYELVGDDNGIFGCMTLLGCEDTCPKHLPLQTKIAYMRRKLATVKGS
- a CDS encoding fumarate reductase flavoprotein subunit, which encodes MKIKYCDALVIGGGLAGLRSAVAAAQKGLSTTVLSLVPVKRSHSAAAQGGMQASLGNAKMSEGDNEDVHFSDTVKGSDWGCDQEVARMFVTTAPKAIRELAAWGVPWSRIKKGNHEAVINTKKTNIFEEDDKHGLINSRDFGGTKKWRTCYTSDATGHTMLFAVANESLKLNVNIEDRKEAIGLIHHNNKCYGAIVRDLITGDIVAYVSKGTLIATGGYGRIYEITTNAVICEGIGTAIALETGIAKLGNMEAVQFHPTPLFPSGILLTEGCRGDGGVLRDVDGHRFMPDYEPEKKDLASRDVVSRRMMEHMRKGKGIDSVYGTHLWLDISILGREHIEKNLRDVQEICESFAGIDPADEGQKGWAPVHPMQHYSMGGIRTKPTGESQTLQGLFSCGEAACWDMHGFNRLGGNSVSETVVAGMIVGNYFADYCIETQIDIQTDVIEKFVHEKEAYMKNLVSKNSGDDVFKIKNRMKKIMQDYVGIFRDGDGLAKAVKELEELYIKSKNVAVRNKQLTANPELEEAYRVPMMLKVALCVAKGALDRTESRGAHTREDYPKRDDANWLKRTLTSWKEGDTMPTVEYEDLDIMKMEIPPGFRGYGAKGNLIENPISAQRQAQVDEMVEKMELDGKDRYEIQDKLMPFPLQDEYKRKNIRLGDL